Proteins encoded by one window of Candidatus Stoquefichus sp. SB1:
- a CDS encoding glycoside hydrolase family 1 protein, with the protein MSFPKDFLWGGAVAANQCEGAYLEDGKGLSVPDMLLGGDVHTPRTFLPKTDLNAFYPSHEAIDFYHHYKEDIAMFAEMGWNVFRLSINWGRIFPNGDDDEPNEAGLAFYDKVFDECHKYGMEPLVTLCHYEIPWNIVTKYNGFSDRRVIDLFVKYATTCFERYKDKVKYWLTFNEINIPCMGEGGIGNLYGLGIMDKDDVNADHRIPLNELKSNDQITFMALHNEFVASALTVKAGHAINPDFMIGNMIAHTTLYPLTPNPKDIMAAFDEENFKNNFCGDVQVRGEYPSFMFRYFKEHGIDTSFITKEDKQILKEGTVDFYTFSYYMSNCVTVDENAEKTQGNMSVGAKNPYLKASDWGWQIDPDGLRYTLNVLHDRYPKTPLMIVENGFGAFDKVEADGSIHDDYRIDYFRGHIQAMSEAIEDGVPLIGYTTWGPIDLVSAGTGQYAKRYGFIYVDRHDDGTGDFSRSKKDSFYWYKKVIASHGEDLD; encoded by the coding sequence ATGAGTTTTCCAAAAGATTTTTTATGGGGTGGTGCAGTTGCTGCCAATCAATGTGAAGGTGCCTATTTAGAGGATGGAAAAGGATTATCAGTTCCTGATATGTTATTGGGTGGAGATGTTCATACACCAAGAACTTTCTTACCAAAAACGGATCTAAATGCTTTCTATCCAAGTCATGAAGCCATTGATTTTTATCATCATTACAAAGAAGATATTGCTATGTTTGCTGAGATGGGATGGAATGTTTTTAGACTTTCTATTAACTGGGGACGTATCTTCCCTAATGGTGATGATGACGAGCCAAATGAAGCTGGTTTAGCATTTTATGACAAAGTTTTTGATGAATGTCATAAATATGGAATGGAACCATTAGTGACTTTATGTCATTATGAAATTCCATGGAATATTGTGACAAAATATAATGGTTTTTCTGATCGTCGCGTTATTGATTTATTTGTTAAATATGCAACAACTTGTTTTGAACGTTATAAAGACAAAGTAAAATATTGGTTAACATTTAATGAAATTAATATTCCTTGTATGGGGGAAGGTGGTATTGGTAATCTTTATGGATTAGGAATAATGGATAAAGATGATGTCAATGCAGATCATCGTATTCCATTAAATGAATTAAAATCTAATGATCAAATAACATTTATGGCTTTACATAATGAATTTGTCGCAAGTGCTTTAACTGTGAAAGCAGGACATGCGATTAATCCTGATTTTATGATTGGAAACATGATTGCTCATACAACACTTTATCCTTTAACACCAAATCCAAAGGATATTATGGCTGCTTTTGATGAAGAAAACTTTAAAAACAATTTCTGTGGTGATGTTCAGGTACGTGGAGAATATCCAAGTTTTATGTTTAGATATTTTAAAGAACATGGAATTGATACTTCGTTTATTACAAAAGAGGATAAACAGATTTTAAAAGAGGGAACAGTGGACTTCTATACATTCTCTTATTACATGTCTAACTGTGTAACTGTTGATGAAAATGCTGAAAAGACACAGGGAAATATGTCTGTAGGAGCAAAGAATCCTTACTTAAAAGCCTCTGATTGGGGTTGGCAAATCGATCCTGATGGATTAAGATATACTTTAAACGTTTTACATGATCGTTATCCAAAAACACCATTAATGATTGTCGAAAATGGTTTTGGTGCATTTGATAAGGTAGAAGCAGATGGATCTATTCATGATGATTACCGTATTGATTATTTCAGAGGACATATTCAGGCTATGAGTGAAGCGATTGAAGATGGTGTACCTTTAATTGGTTATACAACTTGGGGTCCTATTGATTTAGTTTCTGCGGGAACTGGACAATATGCAAAACGTTATGGTTTTATCTATGTTGATAGACATGATGATGGAACAGGAGATTTTTCAAGAAGTAAAAAAGATTCATTTTACTGGTATAAAAAAGTCATTGCTAGTCATGGTGAAGATTTAGATTAA
- a CDS encoding ABC transporter ATP-binding protein codes for MKKQNVLMRLLKDIFKQYKIHLIIVFICIIGNAFATVQGTLFMQVLIDDYIIPLIGNPHPDFSGLFQALIRVGCFFGFGVVCAYSFNRIMVSVTQGYLRHLRIQLFEHMESLPIRYFDRTSHGDIMSVYTNDTDTLRQLISQSIPQLVSSAITIVTVFISMLTLSLPLTGVSLIMLCVMMFISRKLGSLSGHYFVQQQNDLGKVNGYIEEMISGQKVVKVFNYEDKAIEGFRKMNGELRESAYQANKFANILMPVTVQTGNISYIICAIIGAVLSLSGYAGITIGTLVSFLTLNKNFNQPVGQISQQINSVAMAQAGAKRIFDLLDQKSEVDEGVVTLCRVKYENSKMIETNERTGHWAWRHPRSNGEVELVPMQGDIRLENVDFGYFDDRMVLHDVSVFASPGEKIAFVGATGAGKTTITNLINRFYDIQKGTITYDGIDIKLIKKDDLRRSLGVVLQDTHLFTGTIMDNIRYGRLDATDEECIAAAKLANADMFIKHLPEGYQTMLTGDGNHLSQGQRQLLAIARAAVANPPALILDEATSSIDSRTEKLVQSGMDKLMEGRTTLVIAHRLSTIKNSDCIMVLEQGHIIERGNHESLMKEKGKYYQLYTGAIEMD; via the coding sequence ATGAAAAAGCAAAATGTATTAATGCGTTTATTAAAAGATATTTTTAAACAATATAAGATCCATTTGATTATTGTTTTTATTTGTATTATTGGAAATGCTTTTGCAACAGTACAAGGAACATTATTTATGCAGGTTTTAATAGATGATTATATTATTCCTTTGATTGGAAATCCTCATCCTGATTTTAGTGGTTTATTTCAAGCTTTAATACGTGTAGGATGTTTCTTTGGTTTTGGTGTTGTATGTGCTTATTCATTTAACCGTATTATGGTTTCTGTTACTCAAGGATATTTAAGACATTTAAGAATTCAATTATTTGAACATATGGAGTCTTTACCTATTCGTTATTTTGATAGAACATCACATGGTGATATTATGTCAGTCTATACAAATGATACAGATACACTTAGACAATTAATTAGTCAATCGATCCCACAATTAGTATCAAGTGCTATTACAATTGTTACTGTCTTTATATCTATGCTGACTTTAAGTTTACCTTTAACAGGAGTAAGTCTTATCATGTTGTGTGTTATGATGTTTATATCTCGTAAACTGGGAAGTTTATCTGGTCATTATTTTGTACAGCAACAAAATGATTTAGGGAAAGTCAATGGATATATTGAAGAGATGATTTCTGGTCAAAAAGTAGTAAAGGTCTTTAATTATGAAGATAAAGCAATTGAAGGCTTTAGAAAAATGAATGGTGAGTTGCGAGAAAGTGCTTATCAAGCCAATAAATTTGCTAATATCTTAATGCCAGTTACAGTGCAAACAGGAAACATATCTTATATTATTTGTGCAATCATTGGGGCGGTATTAAGTTTAAGTGGCTATGCTGGGATAACGATAGGAACATTAGTATCATTTTTAACTTTAAATAAAAACTTTAATCAGCCAGTTGGTCAAATTTCACAACAGATCAATAGTGTTGCAATGGCACAAGCAGGAGCAAAACGTATTTTTGATTTATTGGATCAAAAAAGTGAAGTTGATGAAGGTGTTGTCACTCTATGCCGTGTGAAATATGAGAATTCTAAGATGATTGAAACGAATGAAAGAACTGGTCATTGGGCATGGCGTCATCCTCGTAGCAATGGAGAAGTTGAACTTGTTCCAATGCAAGGAGATATACGTCTTGAAAATGTTGATTTTGGTTATTTTGATGATCGAATGGTTTTACATGATGTCAGTGTTTTTGCTTCTCCTGGTGAAAAGATTGCTTTTGTTGGAGCAACAGGAGCAGGGAAAACAACGATTACAAACTTAATTAATCGTTTTTATGATATTCAAAAGGGAACAATCACATATGATGGTATTGATATTAAACTGATTAAAAAAGATGATTTAAGACGTTCTTTAGGTGTGGTTTTACAAGATACTCATTTATTTACAGGTACAATTATGGATAATATCCGCTATGGACGATTAGATGCAACTGACGAAGAATGTATTGCGGCGGCTAAGCTAGCGAATGCAGATATGTTTATTAAACATTTACCTGAAGGTTATCAAACAATGCTGACAGGTGATGGAAATCATTTATCACAAGGTCAAAGACAGTTATTGGCAATTGCCAGAGCAGCAGTCGCTAATCCACCTGCTTTGATTTTAGATGAAGCAACCTCTTCGATTGATTCTCGTACAGAAAAACTTGTTCAAAGTGGAATGGATAAATTGATGGAAGGAAGAACAACATTAGTGATTGCGCATCGTTTATCAACAATCAAAAATAGTGATTGTATTATGGTTTTGGAACAAGGGCATATTATTGAACGTGGTAATCATGAATCTTTAATGAAAGAAAAAGGAAAATATTATCAGTTATATACAGGAGCTATTGAAATGGATTAA
- a CDS encoding HD domain-containing protein, with amino-acid sequence MNRYENLKDIFYQTIEEKTHGIYKQRAYFHSLAVSSLCQKLALERGLNIELAAIIGLFHDYAQFIHHSSFEHAKRSSEMLTSLLNEFNDSEKQIILNAIALHSHKEHIDDEYSELLKDADVLAQYLNEPDIILKTASQMRLKRLLQQG; translated from the coding sequence ATGAATCGATATGAGAATTTAAAAGATATTTTTTATCAAACTATTGAAGAGAAAACACATGGTATTTATAAACAAAGAGCTTATTTTCACAGTCTTGCTGTTTCTTCATTATGCCAAAAACTTGCCTTAGAAAGAGGATTGAATATTGAATTGGCTGCAATTATCGGCTTATTTCATGACTATGCTCAATTTATTCATCATTCTTCATTTGAACATGCAAAAAGAAGCAGTGAAATGTTAACTTCTTTATTAAATGAATTCAATGATTCAGAAAAACAAATCATTTTAAATGCGATTGCTTTACACAGTCATAAAGAACATATTGATGATGAGTATAGTGAACTGTTAAAAGATGCAGATGTTTTAGCCCAATATCTCAATGAACCTGATATCATTTTGAAAACAGCTTCACAAATGCGTTTAAAAAGACTTCTTCAGCAAGGTTAA
- a CDS encoding RsmF rRNA methyltransferase first C-terminal domain-containing protein, producing MNKLFQEQMQDLLKDEYDDFMQALEKPPVKGFYLNPAKKNGLKYLKQQYIHPHVVVKDGYYFDYESYPLGKSPFFSCGLYYIQEPSAMLVSHFLDIQPDDYILDMCGAPGGKTCAVASRLSSQGLMITNDIVLLRAKILSENVERFGLKNTIVTNCDPLQMTQGLVGFFDKIILDAPCSGEGMFRKSDAAIDTWSMEKVHECAYIQRQLIDAAMTLLKPGGQLIYSTCTYNTIENEQQIQYLLDHHDCSLIPLDKSHGILPGVHMPEAVRLYPHHYQGEGHFIALIQKHGEAKPVKIKALKPMISKQNQQLVNDFFKQYLSIKTPPYLYDNNNHIYAIMPQFPELKGLRVLRNGLYLGECKKNRFEPSLALARTLHKEDVKQSYTYHEFDKEILDYLHGESIPGSNQSGYGVLFVEDYPLSFYKESNHQAKNLYPKGLRR from the coding sequence ATGAATAAATTATTTCAAGAACAAATGCAAGATTTATTAAAAGATGAATATGATGATTTTATGCAGGCATTAGAAAAACCACCAGTTAAGGGTTTTTATCTTAATCCAGCTAAAAAAAATGGATTAAAATATTTAAAGCAACAATATATTCATCCTCATGTTGTTGTAAAAGATGGTTATTATTTTGATTATGAAAGCTATCCATTAGGAAAATCGCCTTTTTTTTCATGTGGACTTTATTATATTCAAGAACCAAGCGCAATGCTTGTTTCACACTTTTTAGATATTCAGCCAGATGATTATATTTTAGATATGTGTGGGGCTCCTGGTGGAAAAACCTGTGCAGTCGCAAGTCGTTTATCCTCTCAGGGGCTAATGATTACGAATGATATTGTTTTATTGCGTGCTAAGATCCTTTCTGAGAATGTTGAAAGATTTGGACTTAAAAATACTATTGTTACAAATTGTGATCCTTTACAGATGACTCAAGGATTAGTAGGTTTTTTTGATAAGATTATTTTAGATGCCCCTTGCAGTGGTGAAGGGATGTTTCGAAAAAGCGACGCAGCTATTGATACATGGTCAATGGAAAAAGTGCATGAATGTGCTTATATTCAACGTCAATTGATTGATGCAGCAATGACTTTATTAAAACCAGGTGGACAACTGATTTATTCAACATGTACATACAATACGATTGAAAATGAACAACAGATCCAGTATTTATTAGACCACCATGATTGCTCTCTCATACCGCTTGATAAGAGTCATGGCATACTGCCAGGTGTTCATATGCCAGAGGCTGTGCGTCTATATCCTCATCATTACCAAGGCGAAGGACATTTTATTGCTCTTATTCAAAAACACGGAGAAGCCAAACCGGTTAAAATCAAAGCTCTCAAACCGATGATTTCAAAACAAAATCAGCAACTCGTTAATGACTTTTTCAAACAATATCTTTCTATCAAAACACCCCCTTATCTCTATGACAACAACAATCATATTTATGCAATTATGCCACAATTTCCTGAACTGAAAGGATTACGTGTTTTAAGAAATGGTCTCTATCTAGGTGAATGTAAAAAGAATCGTTTTGAACCGAGTTTAGCCTTAGCAAGAACTTTACACAAAGAGGATGTTAAACAATCTTATACATATCATGAATTTGATAAAGAAATTCTAGACTATCTTCATGGTGAATCGATTCCCGGTAGCAATCAATCGGGCTATGGTGTTTTATTTGTTGAAGATTATCCACTTTCTTTTTACAAAGAAAGCAATCATCAGGCTAAAAATTTATATCCAAAGGGGTTAAGACGATGA
- a CDS encoding ABC transporter ATP-binding protein: MIKTLMKQIKEYKKSSLATIFFAVIEVVLEIIIPLLMASLIDKGIEAQNMDAVIQYGAFMFGIAICTLLLGFLAGKYAAKSSTGFAANLRDAMYTNIQTFAFSNIDKYSTAGLVTRLTTDVTNVQIAYQMIIRMCIRAPMSLICALAMALMINVELSMIFVGAIVFLVIILGIIMYKAMHYFNEVFPKYDDLNESVQENVVGIRVVKSFVREKHENEKFKKAAQSIYKMFVKAEGILAFNNPAMMCAVYSCILLLSWLGAKSVVAGNLTTGELTSLFSYTMNILMSLMMLSMAFVMITMSLASARRIVEVINEKSDLVSPPQALTSVKDGSIDFNKVTFSYKHGDGEPVLRDVELHIHSGETIGIIGGTGSAKSSLVNLISRLYDVESGSVCVGGEDVRFYDLEVLRDEVAVVLQNNVLFSGTILQNLRWGNESATLEECQDACRLACADEFIQRFEDGYNTYIEQGGTNVSGGQKQRLCIARALLKKPKILILDDSTSAVDTATDASIQKSFEERIPDTTKLIISQRISSVQSADRIIVLNDGIVDGFDTHENLLAGNEIYQTIYETQMKGKEEA, translated from the coding sequence ATGATTAAAACTTTAATGAAACAAATTAAAGAATATAAAAAATCCTCTTTAGCAACTATATTCTTTGCTGTTATTGAGGTCGTTCTTGAAATTATTATTCCATTATTAATGGCAAGTTTAATTGATAAAGGGATAGAAGCTCAGAATATGGATGCAGTTATTCAATATGGTGCATTTATGTTTGGTATAGCTATTTGTACTTTACTGTTAGGTTTTTTGGCAGGAAAATATGCTGCAAAGTCTTCAACTGGATTTGCTGCAAATTTAAGAGATGCAATGTATACAAATATTCAAACATTTGCATTTTCTAACATTGATAAATACAGTACAGCAGGATTGGTGACACGTTTAACAACTGATGTTACTAATGTTCAAATTGCTTATCAGATGATTATTCGTATGTGTATTCGTGCACCAATGAGTTTGATTTGTGCTTTAGCAATGGCTTTAATGATTAATGTTGAATTAAGTATGATTTTTGTTGGTGCCATTGTTTTCTTAGTCATTATACTTGGAATCATTATGTATAAAGCTATGCATTATTTTAATGAAGTTTTTCCTAAATATGATGATTTAAACGAAAGTGTTCAAGAAAATGTTGTTGGTATTCGTGTTGTTAAATCATTTGTGAGAGAAAAACATGAGAATGAAAAATTTAAAAAAGCAGCACAAAGTATTTATAAAATGTTTGTGAAAGCTGAAGGTATCTTAGCTTTTAATAATCCTGCTATGATGTGTGCAGTATATAGCTGTATCTTATTATTGTCATGGTTAGGTGCAAAAAGTGTTGTTGCTGGAAATTTAACAACAGGAGAGTTAACAAGCTTATTTAGTTATACAATGAATATTTTAATGTCATTAATGATGTTGTCTATGGCTTTTGTCATGATTACTATGTCACTTGCTTCAGCAAGACGTATTGTGGAAGTCATTAATGAAAAATCTGACCTTGTATCTCCACCTCAAGCTTTGACTTCAGTCAAAGATGGTTCTATTGATTTTAATAAAGTGACTTTTTCTTATAAACATGGTGATGGTGAACCTGTTTTAAGAGATGTTGAATTGCATATTCATAGTGGTGAAACAATTGGGATTATTGGTGGAACTGGAAGTGCAAAAAGTAGTCTTGTGAATTTAATTAGTCGTCTTTATGATGTTGAATCAGGTAGTGTTTGTGTTGGCGGTGAAGATGTTCGCTTTTATGATTTAGAAGTTTTAAGAGATGAAGTTGCAGTTGTTTTACAAAACAATGTTCTATTTAGTGGAACAATCCTTCAAAATTTAAGATGGGGAAATGAATCTGCCACATTAGAAGAATGTCAGGATGCCTGTCGTTTGGCTTGTGCTGATGAATTTATTCAAAGATTTGAAGATGGTTATAATACTTATATTGAACAAGGTGGAACAAATGTGTCTGGAGGACAAAAGCAACGTTTATGTATTGCTAGAGCATTATTAAAGAAACCTAAAATTTTAATTTTAGATGATTCAACAAGTGCTGTAGATACAGCTACAGATGCCAGTATTCAAAAATCATTTGAAGAACGTATTCCAGATACAACAAAATTAATTATATCTCAACGTATTTCAAGTGTTCAAAGTGCTGATCGTATTATTGTTTTGAATGATGGTATTGTGGATGGCTTTGATACACATGAAAATTTATTAGCTGGAAATGAAATTTATCAAACAATTTATGAAACACAAATGAAAGGGAAGGAGGAAGCTTAA
- a CDS encoding DNA topoisomerase III, with product MSKILVLAEKPSVGKDIARVLKCHQKLNGALEGNQYIVTWALGHLVTLADPEKYDKRYKNWNLNDLPIMPERMSLVVIHQTGKQYNAVKTQMLRNDVSSIVIATDAGREGELVARWIIQKAGVKKPLKRLWISSVTDKAIQDGFKHLKDAKEYEALFYSAYSRSVADWLVGINATRALTCKYNAQLACGRVQTPTLAMIAAQEDKIRQFKPRDFYGIQIKTDGMIWTWRTQKNETHLFDEEKVDHMIEDLQNHSFQVTDIQKKAKKKYSPQLYDLTELQRDANKIYGYSAKETLSIMQNLYEYHKLLTYPRTDSRYLTDDIVPTLKERLEASLGGHHDNTIQKILAKPIQKQSHYVNNSKVSDHHAIIPTEQPAYLGELNDSELKIYELVLKRFLAVLLPPYEYEQTTLTATIAHQSFYASGKIEKALGWKEVYGHIEEDEDDLSQTLPAVKNGEYLKITDMKKTRGQTQPPAYFNEASLLSAMENPVRYMSGTSQELNKTLIHTGGLGTVATRADIIEKLFNTFLIEKRGQDIHVTQKGRQLLNLVPHDLCSPELTAKWESELALIAKRKKHSQEFIKEIRQYTTQIIDEIENSDAQFKHDNLTTKKCPECGELLLEVNGKKGKMLVCSSRECHYKESLSIVTNARCPQCHKKLELVGKGEKQMFVCKTCGYRISMKAFQKERNERKTAAGRSDVKKYLQKQQKEKQTSVEDSPFAALLNLKDQLK from the coding sequence ATGTCAAAAATATTAGTTTTAGCAGAAAAACCATCTGTGGGTAAAGATATAGCAAGAGTTTTAAAATGTCATCAGAAATTAAATGGAGCATTGGAAGGAAATCAATATATTGTCACTTGGGCATTGGGTCATTTGGTGACTTTAGCAGATCCAGAAAAATATGATAAACGATATAAAAATTGGAATTTAAATGATTTGCCAATTATGCCTGAACGTATGTCATTGGTGGTTATTCATCAAACAGGGAAACAATATAATGCTGTCAAAACACAAATGTTAAGAAATGATGTATCTTCAATTGTTATTGCAACGGATGCAGGACGTGAAGGAGAATTGGTTGCACGTTGGATTATTCAAAAAGCAGGAGTTAAAAAACCATTAAAGCGTTTATGGATATCATCAGTAACAGATAAAGCCATTCAAGATGGTTTTAAGCATTTAAAAGATGCAAAAGAATATGAAGCTTTATTTTATAGTGCTTATAGTCGCAGTGTTGCTGATTGGTTAGTTGGTATTAATGCAACACGTGCTTTGACTTGTAAATATAACGCACAACTCGCATGTGGGAGAGTCCAAACACCAACTTTGGCTATGATTGCTGCTCAGGAAGATAAAATTCGTCAATTTAAACCTAGGGATTTTTATGGCATTCAAATCAAAACTGATGGAATGATATGGACATGGAGAACTCAAAAAAACGAAACACATCTTTTTGATGAAGAAAAAGTTGATCACATGATAGAGGATTTACAAAATCACTCATTTCAAGTCACAGATATTCAAAAGAAAGCAAAAAAGAAATATTCACCCCAACTCTATGATTTAACAGAATTACAAAGAGATGCTAATAAAATATATGGATATTCTGCAAAAGAAACATTATCCATCATGCAAAATTTATACGAATATCACAAACTACTGACATATCCTCGAACAGATTCACGTTACCTAACAGATGATATTGTTCCAACTTTAAAAGAACGTTTAGAAGCATCATTAGGAGGACATCATGATAATACGATTCAAAAGATTCTTGCAAAACCTATTCAAAAACAATCTCACTATGTTAATAATAGTAAAGTCAGTGATCACCATGCAATCATACCAACTGAACAGCCTGCCTATTTAGGAGAACTTAATGATAGTGAATTAAAAATTTATGAATTGGTCTTAAAAAGGTTTTTAGCAGTATTATTACCACCATATGAATATGAACAAACCACATTAACTGCAACAATTGCTCATCAGTCTTTTTATGCCTCTGGGAAAATAGAAAAAGCTTTAGGCTGGAAAGAAGTTTATGGCCATATTGAAGAAGATGAGGATGATCTTTCACAAACTTTACCTGCTGTAAAAAATGGTGAGTATTTGAAAATAACAGATATGAAAAAAACCAGAGGGCAAACACAACCACCAGCTTATTTCAATGAAGCTTCTTTGTTGTCAGCAATGGAAAATCCAGTGCGTTATATGAGCGGAACTTCACAGGAATTAAATAAAACGCTCATTCATACAGGTGGTCTTGGAACTGTCGCAACAAGAGCTGATATTATTGAGAAATTATTCAATACTTTCTTAATTGAAAAACGTGGGCAAGACATTCATGTAACACAAAAAGGCCGTCAATTATTAAATCTTGTTCCTCATGACCTATGTTCACCAGAATTAACAGCGAAATGGGAAAGTGAACTTGCTTTAATTGCCAAAAGAAAGAAACATTCACAGGAATTTATTAAAGAAATACGTCAATATACAACACAAATCATTGATGAAATTGAAAACAGTGATGCTCAATTTAAACATGATAACCTAACGACCAAAAAATGTCCTGAATGTGGAGAATTGTTACTAGAAGTCAATGGTAAAAAAGGAAAAATGCTTGTGTGTTCATCACGAGAATGTCATTATAAAGAGAGTTTATCGATTGTAACAAATGCCCGCTGTCCTCAGTGTCATAAAAAATTAGAACTGGTTGGCAAAGGTGAAAAGCAGATGTTTGTTTGTAAAACATGCGGATATCGTATAAGTATGAAAGCTTTCCAAAAAGAACGCAATGAAAGAAAAACAGCAGCTGGACGAAGTGATGTTAAAAAGTATTTACAAAAACAACAAAAAGAAAAACAAACAAGTGTTGAAGATTCTCCTTTTGCAGCATTATTGAATTTAAAAGATCAGTTAAAATAG
- the trxA gene encoding thioredoxin: MSNVIHANSSEFNDVIANNELVFVDFFAQWCGPCKMLAPSIEKLADEHPEAKVLKVDVDQENALAMQFGVQSIPTLIVFKNGQPASRQMGFMPYEALEQMLK; the protein is encoded by the coding sequence ATGTCAAATGTAATACATGCAAATAGTAGTGAATTTAATGATGTCATTGCCAATAATGAATTGGTTTTTGTGGATTTCTTTGCTCAATGGTGTGGACCATGTAAAATGTTAGCACCTAGCATTGAAAAATTAGCTGATGAACATCCAGAAGCAAAAGTTTTAAAAGTTGATGTTGATCAGGAAAATGCTTTAGCAATGCAATTTGGAGTTCAATCTATTCCAACTTTAATTGTGTTTAAAAATGGTCAACCAGCATCTCGTCAAATGGGATTCATGCCTTATGAAGCATTAGAACAAATGTTAAAATAA
- a CDS encoding DNA-3-methyladenine glycosylase I, producing MKRCAWAYNDELREYHDHIWGQPQHDEVMLYRMLILEGLQAGLSWDIVLKKEKAYEQALDHFEYEKIAKYNEDKYQELMQTPLLIKNKLKMKAIITNAQAFIKVQDEFKSFDHYIWSYVNFKPIKHHYHSSSEVPAFDELSQLISKDLKKRGFKFVGPTIIYSYLQAIGIYNDHEIDCDLY from the coding sequence ATGAAAAGATGTGCATGGGCATACAATGATGAATTAAGAGAATATCATGATCATATTTGGGGTCAGCCTCAACATGATGAGGTGATGCTCTATCGAATGTTAATATTAGAAGGGTTACAAGCTGGATTAAGTTGGGATATTGTTTTAAAAAAAGAAAAGGCTTATGAACAAGCGCTTGATCATTTTGAATATGAAAAGATTGCAAAGTACAATGAAGACAAATATCAGGAATTAATGCAAACACCTTTATTGATTAAAAACAAACTCAAAATGAAAGCCATTATAACAAATGCGCAGGCATTTATAAAAGTACAAGATGAATTTAAGAGTTTTGATCATTATATTTGGTCATACGTTAATTTTAAACCAATTAAACACCATTATCATTCTTCATCAGAGGTACCAGCTTTTGATGAACTTTCACAATTGATTTCTAAGGATTTAAAGAAGAGAGGGTTTAAATTTGTTGGACCAACTATTATTTATAGTTATTTACAGGCAATTGGTATTTATAATGATCATGAAATTGATTGTGACTTATATTGA